A stretch of DNA from Bacillus sp. NP157:
AAGGGACGCCGTGTTCTCCGGTGAGCCTGCCCGACCGCTGAGCCATTCGGCCCTCGACCGGCTCCCGCCTAGGGAGCGTGCCTGGTTCCGGGCCCTGCTCGAAGATGCTGCGCTGACGGCCTTCGAGGCCAATCAGGAAACCCTCTGGGTACGGGTTCACCCCCTTTGTCGCCGGGCCCGCAGGCGCCTCCTGCTCATCCAGCTCAAGGGCCTGTTCCGTGGGAAGACGGCTCTTTGAAAAAAATGCCCGCCCCGCGCCAACACGCCCGGTGGACGTCGTGGACCACTTCATGGGCCCGTTGCCCGAGGTGCCACCGACCACCGGTGTCCGCCGGTGGGGCAAGGCGTTTACCGCCACCGGGCTGCTCACGGCCCTGAGCCTGGTTGTCATGACCGCCCTGTGCGGCCCCTGGACGCGCGCGCAATTGTTCGACGCCATCCACGCCCTCGGCCATCTCTGCCTGCCCCACGTCGTGCGCTCTGCGCCCGCGTGGCACATCGGGATGGCCCTGCCGTTTTTGGCTTTTGTCCCTGCCGTCCTTGTCTTCCCCTCCATGCTCAAACCCCGCTTTGGGGTGCGTCACATCGACGGACAACGAGTCATCGGAGGAAGGGAGGCCGTCAGGGCTTTTCAGCGTGAGGCAAGACGGATGGGCGTGAGCCAACCCAGTGCGCTGCTGTCCCTCCATCCAGCCGCACTGTGGCCCGCGTCGCAGTGGAAGAAACATGTCCTCATCACTGGCGGTGTCGGCAGCGGAAAAACACAAATCCTGCTGCACATCGTCCGGCAGATTTTCAGTGGGCGGCACCGGGCCCTGATTTATGACGTCAAGGGGGATTTCACCGCCGCTTTTCCGACCGCCGCCATCCTGTCCCCGTTTGATGAGCGCAGTCTGATTTGGCACATCGCTGCCGACTGCCAGACGTCCGTCCAGGCGGCTGCCTTGGCGCAGGCGTTCATTCCCGTCGAGGAAGGGCAGGGGAAGTTCTGGTCTGTCGCAGCACAGATGCTCCTTGAGGGTTGCATCCTGTCGTTGCAATCGGATAAGCCGGGCACATGGGGATGGGCGGACCTCCGCGACCGCCTGAGCCTTTCACAGGGCGCGTTTGCTGCGCTCATGTCTCAGCATCACCGCAAAGCCGAGAGCCTGATTTCCGACCCGGATAGCTCAGCAACGTCCAGCGTCCTTGGGACTCTGGCCGCCTACACCGCCAACATCGACAAGCTTGCGGCAGCGTGGCCGCAGCCGGTGAAAAAGCGCTCCATTGCGCTGACCCGTTGGGTTGCCGACGACTACAGGGGCCCCCGCCAGCTCATCGTCCAGGCCGGTGTGGATGCTGACCTGACGGCCACGTACATCGGCGCGATGATGGCGGTGTGCGCCGGGGAAATCCTCTCGCCCCGCCTGCCCGACAATGAAAGCGGGCGACATCTGTTTTTCGTGCTCGATGAGCTGACCTCCATCCGCCGCATCGATGTCCTCCCCAGCCTGATTGATAAAGGGCGCAGCAAGGGGATTTCCATCATCGCCTGCTTGCAGGACCAGGCTCAGCTCATCGAACGGTACGGCCAGAACATTGCCAGCGCGCTGTCGGCGATGGTCGGGACACAAATCCTCTGCCGCGTGATGCCGGGACAGACCCGGGAAACCCTCATCCAGAACGCAGGAAAAAGGCGAGTCGCAGTCACATCCATCACCACTTCGGGTGGCTTCAAAGATGGCGTGGCGGGGTCGTCCTCGGTGAGCGTACAGGAAGAGCCCGTGTTGACCGGGGAAGACCTCTCGACCCTCGGGCCGGTCTTTGAGCGCGGCAAATTCCAGGGCGTAAAGGCCATGGTGACCACGGGCCGGGACTATCTCGAATTGCTCTGGCCGCACCAAATCCTGCCCTCTCGCCGACCGGGCCAGGTGCCCGCGTTCTGGACGCTGCCGGAGTCTGAAAAGGGGGTGTTGGTCATCCCGCCCCGCGTGCAGGTCCCGGCCCGGGAAGCACCCCCAGAGCTCGCCGGGGACGTTGCACGCCGGCTGGGTGGGGAAGCCCTCGCCGACGCCCTCCAGAGGCTGAAAAGAGGAGAGAGGGCCCCTTGACGGAGTCCCGTTCTCTGTTATCGATAGAGAGACCCCTTTTTCTCTCTTTCATGCGCAGGAGCCCCCTATTATGCAGAACCCCCTTTCCATCCGAATCGTCGAGTTGATGATGGCCGTCCACGATGGCCGTGTTGATGACATCCCGTCCATCGCCGCCGGGTTCGAGCCGGTCGAGTTTGGCACTTATCTCCAGTTCCTCCTCTATGACGTGGCCGAGAAGGGGGAGGGTGTGGCGGAAGAGTTGATGTCGGCGCTGGTTGCCATCCCCGGAGTGGTGACCCCTGAATCCGCCACGATGGCGCTTCTCCAGGCCTGTGTCTCTGACAACACGCCCGCCATCCTCGCCCTGACCCCCTACAGCGAGGCCATGGGCTGGTCCGATGACGCCATCGCGCAACTTCCGCCCGCTGCGGCCCGGACCGTGCAATCCGTCATCGACCGCAGCCGGCTTGCAACCTTGCCCATGCCTGCCAGCACGGCTCCGGCGAGGAGGCTTTGATGCTGCACATCAACACGCTCTCGGGCGCCGGCCCCATCCGGACCGTGCTTTGTTTTTCAGCGCCTGTTGGCCCGTTTGCCATTGCATCGCACCGGCATGAAGAGGTCGTCCGGGACGTCCTGCATTTCATCGACCGACTCGGCCTTGTCCGCTCCCGCCGTGGCAGGGCCGGAATGCGCTCGGTGGCCGTGGTCAATGCAGCAACAGGCGTTGTCGCCCGCCCGTGGCCTTCGCCCTTTTGCCGTGCACATATCCTTTCCCGCTGTGAGGGGGAGGATGGCCGGCTCGGGCGGACGGACATCTCTGCCCTTGTCCGGCGCTCGGACGCCCTCGGCCTGTATTACCGCATCCGGCTCGCCAGCGTCGCGGGGGTGAGCTCATGCTGACACTGACCCGACTGACGAAAGGCGGCAAGAAGGGCGGTAACGTCGTGGCCTACCTCCAGGCGACGGAGTATTACCGGGACAAAGACGACGCCGTCCAATCCGCTTCTTCATGGGAAGGCCAGGGCGCGGCCGACCTCGGCCTTTCCGGTGTGCCTACCGCCGAGCAGATGGAGCGTCTGGCCGAAGGGTTTGACCCGCACAGTTCGCGCAGGAAGGCTCTTGTTCCAAGCGCAGGCAAGGACACCAGGGCCATTGGCGCGGACGCAACCTTTTCGGCGCCCAAGTCAGTCAGTCTGGCATATGCGGTGGCCTCGCCCGAAGAGCGCGATGCCATCCTGGGCGCCCAACGCGCGGCGGTGGCTTCCGTTCTGGGGTTCATCGAAAAGGAGGAATTGCTGCGCGCACGGCGCGGCCACGCCGGCATCGATTCGATTGCGACCCAAGGCGTTGTGGCAAGCACGCACTACCATTTTTCCAATCGCAATCTTGAGCCGCAGCTCCACACGCATACCCTGCTCTACAACGTCGCAAGGGGCGAGGACGGCCAGCTGTGCTGTGTCGAAACCAACGAGATTTTCCGGTACCAAAAGGCCCTCGGTGCACTGTACCGGACCGAGCTCGCCCGGAACCTCGAAGGCTTGGGCTACGGCATTGAACACACGTTGGGCTTCGATGGGCTCGGCGAAGCCGACGGGAAAGATGCCTTCGAAATCTCGGGCATCTCGAAAACCTTGCGGGACCATTTCTCGACCCGGGCCAAGGAAGTGGAGGAGTATCAGAAGGCCCATCCCCACGCCCGGAACGGTGCGCTGGCAACCCGGAAAAACAAGGACGAACCGACGTTCTCGGAGCTCACCGCCGAGTGGAAGAAATCCCTGGGTGAGCTCCGCGCAAAGCATCCAGGGATGGTGCCGACGACCGACACCCTGAAAGCCCATAAGGGCATTTCTCGGACCACCGACATGGCCGACGTCATCGACAAGCTGCACGAGACCGAGGCCGTCATCTCCCGCCCGGCGTTGCTCGAAGCCCTGGCAAAAAACAGCGTGGGGAAGGGGATAGACACCGTCCTTTCCGATGAAAAGGCCCTTGCCGCCAGAGCCGACATCCACCACATCAAACCGGAACGACAACCGGGGCCGGCGTCACAGTGGTCCAGCCGTCCGACGCTCAAACACCGGGAGACCCGGTATGCGAACAGTGAGACCGTCGCCCGGGAAAAGGGTGTGTTGACCATGGCAGCAGAGGCTGCAAAGGACACCCGCCACAGCGTTCCGATGGACCGCGTCCAGGCCGGCCTTGCTGCGTTCGAGGCCCGGAAATCGGAGGAAACAAATTCAACCTTTCGCCTCACGCCCGAGCAGCGGGCCATGGTTGAGCACACCGCCCATGCCACCGGTGGCATCGCACTGGTCGTGGGTCGCGCGGGCACTGGAAAGACCACGAGCAGCGAAGCCTGCGTTGAGGTCTGGAAAGGCGAGGGGATGACGGTTTTCGGGGCGGCGACAAGCTGGAAGGCTGCCAAGAAACTCCAAAAGGAATCCGGTGTGGAAGGCATCGCCCTGGCCGCCCTCGCAAAGCGCATCGAAAAGAAAGACCCCGACTGGATGCCCGACGCAAAATCTGTCCTGATGATTGATGAGGCCAGCCTGCTCGGCACCCGGTCGTTTGACGTGGTGCAGCGGGCTTATTTGAAGGCCGGTGGCAAGGTGATTTTGATAGGGGACCCCCTTCAGCTGGCCTCCGTCGACCAGGGCAGCCCATTCCGCGCCCTCATCGAAAAACACGGCTATGCACAGCTCGAAAAAATCACGCGACAGAAGACGACCGAAGGCCTGGACCTCGCCAATCATTTCTACGAGGGCGCAGAGCAGAAGAAGGGCGAACGCACGGCGAGCCAAGCCAACACGCTCGGCAAGGCCTTGATGAAGCGCATGGACGACATGGGCGCCGTCCACCGGTTTGACGATGGGAAGAAAGCCGTCGCGGGTCTGGTGGATGCCTTCTTGTCATCGCCTGAAAAGACGTCCGAAAAACTCGCCATTGCCGCGACAAACGCCGACGTCGATGAGATTGCACGGGGTATCCGGCAAGGCTTGAAAGCCCGGGGCGAACTTAGCGCCGTGGACTTCCACGCCGACACCATTACCAGGTCCGGCGGCCAGCAGCGGTTGGCCCTGGCGGTGGGCGACCGCATCCGGTTCAAAGCAAAGGTGGACGACAGGGCGGCCAAGAATGAGGATGCGACCATCCAGCGCATTCGCCGAAATGCCACCGGTGGTCTGGACATCACGGTCCGGATGGATGACGACGCGACCAACGGGAAGGCCCGGGAATTTACCTTTGATTCTCTCCAGCATGACCAGTTCGCCTACGCCTACGCGATGACGGCATTCGGCGCGCAGGGGCAGACCAGCCATTCCGCATTCTGGCTCGGTACGCCGACCGACCAGCACCTGGGCCTGGTGGCTGCGACGCGTGCAAAACACAGACTGGCCGTTTTCCTCGACAAGGAAGCCGAGGCAGGTTTTTCCAGCAGCCTGGGCCGCCAGAGTCACAAGGCCAACGCCCTGGAAGAAGGTGTCTCGCAGAGCCAGCGCCGGCCCTTTATGCAGGGCTTTTCCGCGCACCTCGACCGTTTCAAGCAGAACGCCGCCGCCATTTCCCAACGCTTTTTTGGCGAGAAGGAGCAAAAACCAAAACTCAAAAATCAACAGAGGGGAGTCACCGTATGAAAACCACCCACATCACGCGCTCGGCGCTGGCCGCTGCCATGAGCCATGGCCGCATCGAGCGACAGGGGAGGGCCGCTGCGCTCCACCGAGGCGGCCATGGCTTCGCGGAGATTGGAGAAGAACTGGAGACGAGTCCCGGCGTTGCCGGGCGGCTCGTGCGTGCAGGCAAGAGCCGCCGGCATCAAGCCCTCGTTGAAGCACAAAAAGCCCATGAGGAACGCCAGGCTGACCGGCAGGCCTTGCGACTGGCGAAAGCGCTGGAGACGCAAACCGCGATGGCCTTCCGCCGCGCAGGCCTGACGTGGACCGCCGTGGCAGAGCGCACGGGGTGGCCGGCGGTACACCGCGCGCGCCAGGCGATGCAGGCCGAAAAGAAGGCGCGCTTGACAAAGTGAGCTAAAAAAATCGAGTTTCGGAAAAAGGGATTGACAGACCGGGAAACCTTCTTACTGTGGATGTAGAGAGCACACTTTCTCTCTTCCCACAACCTCCAAGGAGTTCCCCATGCTTGCCGACCTTACCGACACCCTTGCCGCCCCCCTCGACGTCTTCGTTTCCCTCGCGGAAAGCCTGTTCCCCAACACCGGCATGTGGGGCGCGTTGCTCGCATCCCTCGCCACGTGGCCCGCTGCGGCCTTCATCGGGATGATGGGGTAAGCCGCCATGAAGACCCTCCTTTCCGCTCTTCTCGCCCTGCTCGCCGTGCCGGCACAGGCCGGCACGACCACGGTGGTCATCCCCGTGGTGGCCCACGTTATCAACAGCTGTGAAATCAGCCAGCCGCCCACCATTGCGTTTGACAACCTCGACAGCGCAAAGGGCGGGGCCACCAGCGCTTCCGCTGGCATCACTTGTACCAAGGGAGCCACTGCCGCCGTCCGTCTGGTCGGTCCCACGGAGCTCACCGATGGCCGTGGGAACACCATTCCTTACACCGTCACCGACGCCAACGGCCAGCCCATCAATGCGACGCAGGGGCCGTCGTTTACCTCGGCCACGGCGTTCAGCCCGACTCTTGTTCCGATGACCGCAAGCATTGCCGGTGGCACCCGCGTGTCGGATGGCGACTACCGGTCCACGTTGACCATGACCGTCGATTTTTAAGGATTCCCCGCAGCCAGCCAAGGAGGAAAGCCCGGCCCCGTCAGGGGCCTTTTCCGTGGGTGCCCGGACCACATAAACTGGCATGACACTCATACAGGAACAGGGACGCATGGATATCGGCGTTTTTTCGGTAAAGCAGCTCGGCAACAATGAAATCGGGGAGCTTATCGCAGGTAAGCAGTCGTTCGTTTTGGAGGACGTTAGCCGGTTGAATATGCCTGAGACCGTGGCGACCTTGGAAAAGCTTATTGAGGACGCTGGGCTCCGTTCTCGTGTGTACACGAAGGGGCGGGCGGCGTCCATGGCGGCCGCCGCGATTCCGAATCCTGTGACCATTGCAGGTGGCCTGGTCGCTGGAATTGGCATCGGTGTGCACAACCTTGCGACCTTCAATCCCGATTACGAAATTGCAAAGAACTTGGCTACCGGCACCCTCACAGTTACATACAAAAAATCGTGACAAAAAAGCAGGCCCCTCGCGGAGCCTGCTTCCCGGCCTTCCCACAGGCCTACCCGCCTCCCGCAGGAGTGACGGGTCACGGGTTCAGAACATCAGTGGTTGAGGCCGATGGAGACAGAGACAGCCACCGCTGACCCCTCCCCGGCGAATGCCCCACCCACCGCCACAGCAACGCGGTCATTTTCAAACCGGTGCACGAAGCCGATGCCGATGGCCGACTGTCCACGGTATGACGCCACACCCATGCTCAACTTGTCTTGTTGCTGCACAGAGCCGGCCGACAGGGCCATCCCACCGATGACCGAGCCCACGGCGCCGGCTTGGTTGATACGGCGGTTGAGGGGGCGAATCTGGCTATCCGTGTATGCCTTGGCCCAATCGCGGGTCTGCGAATCCCCCACATCGGCGTAGGCATTGGCCTGGCTGAGCGTGCTTTGTGCGGACCGGTTGAGCTGGTCCAGGTTGACCGCGTCCGTGTCGGCCGTTCCGGCCCGCAGGTTGTGAATGGCCGTGCCGCCACTCCCGCCCAGCGTCACAGCTCCCTGGGAGGCGTCATCGTAATGGACGGCCAAATCATCACGCCCTGAGCCGACCCCGGCAGGACCCTGCGGCCCCGTGTCGCCCTTGGGGCCCTGGGGGCCGACGCTGCCGCCCTCGCTGCCCGTTTTGCTGTCGAGATACACGAGAGCCGAATTCACATCCCGGAACATTCCACCAGACAGCTGGAACATTGGTGCAATCGACACTCCGTTGAGTTGCTCCGCACCGCCGCCGTACCACGACGCAATCTGGTTACCCTGCCGCATGTTCATCGCGTCGGTGGGATTGATGCCGTCAGAGATGTAGACCAGACGATTCGTGACATCAAGCTCACCGGCCCCGCCGGCGCGGTGTCCAAAACTCACAGTGTAATTTTCATCTGCGACAGCCCCAGACCCGATGGCGGTGCTGTACCGTCCCGACGACACCGCAAAGGCACCAACCGCCGTGGAGGCCAGGTTCGTTGCAACGGCCTCCGCGCCAATCGCAGTGGCCTGGCCGCCCTCCGCGTTCGTGATGTCGCCAGTCCGTCCCGCTTGGGCACCTCCCCCGATGGCGACGTTGTGCTGGTTCAAGCCGCTGCCAGCCCCGGCTCCGGCGCCCACAGCAAGGTTGTTGCCATGGCCCAGCACGGGGTCTCCCATCGCGGTCGCGGGCTCTGCTTCGCTCGACGACATCCACGCCGCTCCGCCCGACGGCTTCGAATCCAGGGCGCTCAATGCAGAGCCCACATCCGAGTAAGACCCCGTGGAGAGGTTGTACGTCGGCGACTTGAAGAGGCCGTCCGGCCCGATGCCCGCGCCCCCGCCGAGCCCCCCTGCCACGCTGCGAAGCTGGGCGACATTCACAGCATCAAACGCCTCAGTGCCCGCCGCAACGCTTGAAATCACGCGGTTTCCGACATCGACAGAATTGTCCCGCGTGCAGTTCGAGCTCACACCCAAGGCCACGCAATTTGCGCCTGTGGCTGTGGCGCCAGCCCCAAGGGCAGTCGAGCTTTCACCCGACGCGGACGCTTGCGCGCCGAGCGCGCTAGCGAAGATGCCCGACGCGGAGGCATTGTCACCGAGCGCCAAGGCGCTTATGGCAGACGCGTCGGAGAAATTGCCGATGGCGATGGCGTTCCCGTCGCTCGCCCGCGCCTGGTTTCCAAGGGCGGTGGATGACCCGCCGCTGGCCCTCGCGTTTGAGCCGAAGGCGGACGAATTGTCGCCCGTGGCCTGTGCGCGCTCGCCGAGCGCACTTGATGCAAATCCGCCCGCAGAGGCCTGGTCGCCTACGGCCGTTCCCTGCTGGCCGGGGGCAACGGCGGTGGGCCCAACCGTCAGGGCTGAACCGGGGGTCGTGCAGACGTAACCGTCGCACGTCGGGGTTTCCTGCGCGAACAGGGGCAGCGGCGCAAGCGCCACGGCGGCGAGAAAAAGGCGTTTGAGATGGACACGGAAAGACATGAAAAGACTCCTTGATGTGGGGAAGGGGATAGACACCACCACAAAAAGGAGAGGGGCATCTCTACACATCAAAGAGAACTTTTTGACTTTGTCAAGACCAAAAAGAGATTCTTTCTTGACTAATTTGCGTTCTGCCGGAGGATAAGTTTTTCAGTTGGACATCCATTCATGACCGACTTTTCATCCCGGGCCCTCCCGGACGCCGCGTGGGACGGGGACCTTGCTGGCGTCCGACTCCTGCTTGAGGCCGGGGCGGACCCTCGCGCGGCCCACGGTTGTGCGCTGCTGCATGCCGCCCACCGGGGCCATCCCCCCATCGTTGAGCTCCTGTTGGCGGCAGGGGCCGACCCCTTGGCCCGCCGCTCGGAAGCCCTCCACCGGGCTGCGAAGGGCCGGACTGCCCGGCATCGGGCGTGTGTCCGGCTTCTGCTGCCTCTGTCTGACACGAGTCGTTGGGAAGGGTGGGAGTGGGAGGAAATTCCACTAAGGGGCTGTCCGGATGAGCTGGTGAAACTCCGCCCGGATTGCACAGCCAGACCGGCGCGCGGATGATGCACACCTCAACACTAGGGAGAATAGGGATGTTCCGTTGTCTTTCCGGGCAGGTCGCTGCCCTGGCCGTGGTCGTCTGTTCGATGGTCGCACTGAGTGCATGCGGCCAGGGCAACCCGTCGGGCGCGCATACCGGCGCGAACACCCCGACGGCCAGCTCATCCGCGCCGACCAAGCCGGTGAGCCACGGCACGACCTCGGACGCCGTCCTCCGTTACCTCGGCGCATCTTCGCCGTGCGACCTTGTCGGCAACAGGACGCCGAAGGACTTCTTTGGCTCTGACATCCACAGCATCATCGGGACCATCCAGCACGTCGGCGCCTCAAAGTCCGAGTACGAGACCACAGCCCAGTTCCAGCAGCGCATGGCCAATGCCGTCTCGGGCGCAGCCAATCCCGTCCAGTGCATCCGGGTGGGGGAGACCTCGTTCCAGCGGTACGACGCAGACGCAGGTGTTGAAACCCTGACGGTGTTCTTCCGGCAGGTCCCCAGGACCGAAAAGGGGGAGTTTGTGAAGGTCAGCGAGCGGACCGCGTCCCTCGGGTCCTATGATGCCCAGAACGCGTTTGGTGCCCACGTTGAGGTGTCCGAGCGGCGGACGGTGGTCGAGGGCGTTGTGTTCGACGGTAAGGCGCTGGATGCAGCGTTCCGCAAGCTCGGCGCAAAGCGCACCCCGGACAGAACGACCATCCGCCTGAAGATGGACGTTGACACGGCGAAGGCGCTCCCCAAGGACTTGTCCGTGTTGCTCGTGTATCAGTGGTTGCCGCCTTTTTATGGAGCGGAGACCAACTACGAAAGCCCGAGCTTTTCGTCACCGGAGCGGTCACAGGAAGAGCTCAATTACCTCCACGGCCGGCTCACGGGCGTCGTCGTCTACAGCCCGTCCAGCGGCACTATTTTTGCCTCGGGTACGCCTTGATGCGAGCTTTCAACCCCATCGTCCATGCAGTCATCGAATGGACGGCGTTGGCACGGTGCCCGGAGATTTTCCCAAACGATATTATTCATGCAGGGGTGTCAATGTCTGTGCTGCTAGCCCCGGAATGTTTGTGAACCGTCGAGCTTGCGGATGTCCCCATGCAGGGAGAGGCCATTCATTTCCTTCCCTACGGTCTCGGCAAGCTCAACCCCGAGCTTGCGAGCCATTGCCAGCGTGTGACGTGACCAGCTCGTGGAACCACACTGGATGTGCTGGACGATGAGGCAGGCCCGCCGCCGGTCGAGGGGGCGCGTGGAAACAGCTTCGTCTGTGAGCAGGGCCTGGGCGAGGATGACGGCCCGCAGGACGCCCGACAAGGCGACATTGCGCGGCAGGACGTCGAGCCAAGCCTCCGGCGGTGTGATGTCTTGGGAAACCGGGGTCTTCATCGGTGACTGCGATGGCAAGGCATCCAGCCGGGCCCACAGGCGGCCGAGGGAGGCGGCGGTCTGGACGAGCAGCCAGCGGACGGCATTGTCGGGCAGGGTGGGAGGGGCTTCATCAACCATGGGGGCGATGATGCCCCCGGCGATTGTCACGGAATGAGAAAGCGCGGAGGGCTCTCAAGAATTCCGTCTCCGTGTCGCCTCCATCAGGGCCATCAGTGCCTCCTGTTCGGGAAGGGCTGCGAGGGCGTCCACGGCCGTGCTGTAGGCAGTGCCGGGTTCAATGCGGGTGGCCGCCGCCCTTTCCCCCTCAAGGCGGTTCAGCACCGTGGCGAGGTCCTCCGCCGTGGCATTGAAGTAGCGCTTTAAAACACCCAGGTCGTCGTGACCGCTGATGGCCGCCACCTGCAATGGGTTTTTCAGCGCATGACCGAGCTCGGTGATGCGGGTGTGCCGTAGGTCGTGAAGCCGGGCCCCTTCCACGCCTGCACGCCGACAGGCCCGGGCCCACGCCTGCGTAATGGAATCAGGCGCGAGCCGCTGTCCGGTGTCACCTGTGAACACCGCTCCCTTTGCATGTTTGCCACCCCGTTCGGCCCGCAGGTCGAGGAGGAGGTGGGCAAGGTGCGGGGGAAGGGGGATGGTGCGGTTGCGGGGTGCCACCCCGGCACGGTTCTTGTGTCGGCTTTTGGTGTCCCGCAGAAGCGCAGTGGCCTTGTCGGGGTCTTCCAGTTTGAGGTCCGACCAGTCCAACTTGACGACCTCGCCCCGGCGGGCAGCTGAAAACCGGGCGGTGTAGACGGCCGCACGGGTGGTGGGCAGCGCGTCTGCCAACGCCTCCTGGATGTGGGTCCACTCGATGGCGGTCAACGTGCGCTCGCGTCCCTGCCCTGTCGGCGGCAGGTCCAGGGCCTTCCACTTTTCCAGTGGATTGACGCAGTCGATTTCCCAATGTTTCCGGGCGTGCTGAAACGTTTGTGACAAAAACCCGATGACACGGCGGATACTTTCCGCCGGTGCCTGCTTGCCGTCCCGGCCGAGGAGGCGGGACGCAAGGGAATTGCGTGCACCCCCGAAATGTTCGGGCTTGAGTTTTCGCAGATTCAATGCGCAGAGGTCAGGAAAGCCTTTGTTTTTCGACGTCTGGCTGCTGGCCTGCCCGGTCAGCATGCGCGCATAGGCCAGCCGTTGCTGCCCACTCTTGCCCAACTTTTTCCCGTCGGCGGCCAGGGCTTTTTTTTCGGCCTCCACTTCGTCAATCACTCGATGGAGCAACTGCCCAAGGGTCCATGCCCCCGACAATTGTGCGCGGGGTTTCCGGTACAGACGGAGCGCGGAGCGCTCCTGGATGGCAAAAAGATTTGCGCTGTCCAGGGCGTTTTTCCGGGACGTAGGGTCTGACGGCCGGGCCTTTGGATCAAAGGGGAAAACCGTTGTGGGCAGGCCCGTGGTCTTGCCGTCCGCCCCCTTCCAGCGGATTTTTACTTCATACCGGACAGAGCCATCCTCGCGCAGATAAACCCCGGGTTCGCGGCGTTCGGCTTTGGGCTTTTTTGATGTCATTTCCACTCCATGCAAGGGGCCTGGTTGCTTTCGCGCCCGGCGCCGGTTCTGTATCCTTCCCGGCTGTCGTGCCCCTGTAGCTCAGCTGGATAGAGCGCGCCCCTCCTAAGGGTGAGGTCGCAGGTTCAAATCCTGCCGGGGGCACCAGTTCTCCGTCGTCAGTGTCCCAGCTGTGTCCCGAGGATTCAAGCGGGTAGCCCAAGTCACTGATCGAAAACAGGTCCCGGCAAGTGACTGCCCCGCTCCTAAGGGGAAGGTCGCCCGTTCGAATCGGGCCGGGGTCACCACTGCCGGGGCTGGCATGCCTGCATGGCATGGCCCTGCAAGCCGCCAAGCGGCTGGCCGATGTATTCAGTCCGGGTCGGACTGCTGGCCGGTCCATCTGCCAGGAGCCACCGATGACCCGCTCATTCGACGCCATCATCATCGGGGCGGGCCAGGCAGGCCCGGCGCTCGCCGGACGGCTCACCGCCGCGGGCAAGACCGTCGCGATCATCGAGCGACACCTCGTGGGCGGCACCTGCGTCAACACGGGCTGCAAGCCGACCAAGACCCTCGTCGCCAGCGCTTACGCCGCCCACCTGGCGCGTCGCGGCGCGGAATACGGCGTCCGCTACGCATCGGATCCCGGTCCCGTCCGCTTCCACCTGCCCACTGCCGCGGCACGCGCTGAAAAAGTCATCCTCGACTCGCGCAAGGGCAATGAAGACTGGCTCGCCGGGATGCCCGGCCTCACCCTGATCCGGGGACATGCCTGCTTCACCGGTCCGCGCCAGGTCGAGGTCAACGGCGAAACACTCGAAGCGCCCCAGGTCTTCATCAATGTCGGTGGCCGCGCCAACGTGCCGGATTTCCCCGGCATCGACGAGGTCGACTACCTCACCAACAGCACGATCATTCCCCTGCAGACGCTGCCCGAACACCTGGTCGTGGTCGGCGGCAGCTACATCGGCCTGGAGTTCGCCCAGATGTACCGCCGCTTCGGTGCGAAGGTCACCGTGGTGGAGCAGGGCCCGCGCCTGGTTAGCAGGGAAGACGAAGCGGT
This window harbors:
- a CDS encoding YadA-like family protein; translation: MSFRVHLKRLFLAAVALAPLPLFAQETPTCDGYVCTTPGSALTVGPTAVAPGQQGTAVGDQASAGGFASSALGERAQATGDNSSAFGSNARASGGSSTALGNQARASDGNAIAIGNFSDASAISALALGDNASASGIFASALGAQASASGESSTALGAGATATGANCVALGVSSNCTRDNSVDVGNRVISSVAAGTEAFDAVNVAQLRSVAGGLGGGAGIGPDGLFKSPTYNLSTGSYSDVGSALSALDSKPSGGAAWMSSSEAEPATAMGDPVLGHGNNLAVGAGAGAGSGLNQHNVAIGGGAQAGRTGDITNAEGGQATAIGAEAVATNLASTAVGAFAVSSGRYSTAIGSGAVADENYTVSFGHRAGGAGELDVTNRLVYISDGINPTDAMNMRQGNQIASWYGGGAEQLNGVSIAPMFQLSGGMFRDVNSALVYLDSKTGSEGGSVGPQGPKGDTGPQGPAGVGSGRDDLAVHYDDASQGAVTLGGSGGTAIHNLRAGTADTDAVNLDQLNRSAQSTLSQANAYADVGDSQTRDWAKAYTDSQIRPLNRRINQAGAVGSVIGGMALSAGSVQQQDKLSMGVASYRGQSAIGIGFVHRFENDRVAVAVGGAFAGEGSAVAVSVSIGLNH
- a CDS encoding ankyrin repeat domain-containing protein, producing the protein MTDFSSRALPDAAWDGDLAGVRLLLEAGADPRAAHGCALLHAAHRGHPPIVELLLAAGADPLARRSEALHRAAKGRTARHRACVRLLLPLSDTSRWEGWEWEEIPLRGCPDELVKLRPDCTARPARG
- a CDS encoding site-specific integrase; this translates as MTSKKPKAERREPGVYLREDGSVRYEVKIRWKGADGKTTGLPTTVFPFDPKARPSDPTSRKNALDSANLFAIQERSALRLYRKPRAQLSGAWTLGQLLHRVIDEVEAEKKALAADGKKLGKSGQQRLAYARMLTGQASSQTSKNKGFPDLCALNLRKLKPEHFGGARNSLASRLLGRDGKQAPAESIRRVIGFLSQTFQHARKHWEIDCVNPLEKWKALDLPPTGQGRERTLTAIEWTHIQEALADALPTTRAAVYTARFSAARRGEVVKLDWSDLKLEDPDKATALLRDTKSRHKNRAGVAPRNRTIPLPPHLAHLLLDLRAERGGKHAKGAVFTGDTGQRLAPDSITQAWARACRRAGVEGARLHDLRHTRITELGHALKNPLQVAAISGHDDLGVLKRYFNATAEDLATVLNRLEGERAAATRIEPGTAYSTAVDALAALPEQEALMALMEATRRRNS